Part of the Heliomicrobium gestii genome is shown below.
TTACCTTTTTCAGCGGCTAAGGGATCTGCCGGGGTTGTCACCGCTGCCTTCGGCCGCCAATTTTCTCCTCCTTCGCATCGAGGAAAGCGGCCTCTCGTCGACAGAATGGACAAAACGGCTGCGTCGCCGGGGTATTTTGGTCCGGAACTGCAATACCTTTTTATCGTTGGGAGAACGCTACCTGCGACTGGCCGTACGCGACAGGGCGGCCACGAATCGACTGATTGACGCCATGCGGGCCGTGCTCGCAGAGGAGGGAATGCTTTGACCCGTGTTTACCTGATCCGCCACGGTGAGACCGAATGGAACATGGCCCGGCGCTACCAGGGCCATAGTGACGTGCAACTGAGTGAGAAGGGGCGGGAGCAGGCTCAGTTGCTCGTGAGGCGGCTGGCCGGTGAAAAGATCGATCGTGTTTTTGCCAGCGATCTGAGCCGGGCCGTTGAAACAGCGCGCGTGATCGCTGAAGGACATCACACCGAGGTGATCGTCGAACCGCGCTTTCGGGAGTGCAACTTTGGCGCTTGGGAAGGGTTGACCTTTACCGAAATCGAGAAGGCCTACCCGGAAGAGATGAAGACATGGAACACCGCGCCGGGCAAACTGCAACTGCCGGGCGGCGAGAGCTTCGCCATCGTCCAGTGCCGCGCCCATGAAGCCATGATGGAACTGGTGAAAAAGCACGACAACGAGGGAGTCGCCATCGTCGCTCACGGCGGGACGATCCGCACCCTGCTGTGCGCCATTCTGGAAGTGGACCTGGACCGGGCCTGGCAATTCCGCCAGGAAAACACGGCCCTGAATATCATCGACTTTTATGACTGCAAAGGCATCATCGAACGGATCAATGACGTGACCCACCTGATTCCAGGGGCTTTTCCCACCGGCAAAAGCAGGGTAGAATAGTACTGGAAACGCAATGGATGGGGGGATTCATGTGCCGTCCCTTCAGTCGCCCGGTTTTTGGCAACGGATGCGACTGCTGCTCAACCTACCCCGCTCAACGCGGCTACTGTACGCTCTATTGAGGGACAACCGGGTGCCGCTGGTCAATAAGGCGCTGTTCCTCGGTCTAAGCCTGATGTATCTGCTATGGCCCCTTGATCTGGTTCCAGACCTGGTGCCGATCT
Proteins encoded:
- a CDS encoding YkvA family protein → MPSLQSPGFWQRMRLLLNLPRSTRLLYALLRDNRVPLVNKALFLGLSLMYLLWPLDLVPDLVPILGELDDITVILFLIDRFVASVPSYVVYEHMDRFE
- the cobC gene encoding alpha-ribazole phosphatase, yielding MTRVYLIRHGETEWNMARRYQGHSDVQLSEKGREQAQLLVRRLAGEKIDRVFASDLSRAVETARVIAEGHHTEVIVEPRFRECNFGAWEGLTFTEIEKAYPEEMKTWNTAPGKLQLPGGESFAIVQCRAHEAMMELVKKHDNEGVAIVAHGGTIRTLLCAILEVDLDRAWQFRQENTALNIIDFYDCKGIIERINDVTHLIPGAFPTGKSRVE